One genomic window of Maribacter aquivivus includes the following:
- a CDS encoding DUF779 domain-containing protein produces the protein MKTKRVIVTEKAAAVITALKEKHGELMFHQSGGCCDGSAPMCFEKGELMLDDNDVYLGSIEGCDFHMSRDQFEYWKHTQLTLDVTPGIGSSFSLEIPMGIRFLIKSRLYSEEEAEHLEPIRIGI, from the coding sequence ATGAAAACTAAACGAGTAATAGTAACCGAAAAAGCAGCTGCGGTAATTACAGCACTTAAAGAGAAACATGGCGAACTTATGTTTCACCAAAGTGGTGGTTGTTGCGATGGCTCTGCGCCAATGTGCTTTGAAAAAGGTGAATTAATGCTCGATGACAATGACGTTTACCTAGGCAGTATTGAAGGTTGTGACTTTCACATGTCTAGAGACCAATTTGAATACTGGAAACACACTCAACTCACCCTTGATGTTACGCCAGGCATAGGTTCAAGTTTTTCATTAGAAATACCCATGGGAATTCGATTCTTAATCAAATCTAGGTTGTATTCTGAAGAAGAAGCTGAACATCTAGAACCCATAAGAATAGGTATCTAA
- the cysS gene encoding cysteine--tRNA ligase — translation MQLYENQEIKVYNSLSGKKEVFKPINEGHIGMYVCGPTVYSNVHLGNCRTFMSFDMIFRYFRHLGYKVRYVRNITDAGHLVDDAEDGEDKIAKKARLEKLEPMEVVQRYTLDFHNILEKFNFLPPSIEPTATGHIIEQIEIIKDILEKGFAYETNGSVYFDVAKFNQEHEYGKLSGRKLEDMIANTRDLAAQDDKHNPQDFALWKKAEPQHIMRWPSPWGDGFPGWHLECTAMSTKYLGETFDIHGGGMDLKFPHHECEIAQAEACNGKSPVNYWLHANMLTLNGRKMAKSTGNSILPGEIFSGENEILSKPFSPSMVRFFMMQAHYTSILDISNDALLASEKGFNKLMEAINSLKSLNTGKTTDFDVASWKTSCYAAMNDDFNSPILIAKLFDAVKHINLIKEGIESITEEDKLELENTIHGFVFDVLGLENKSSSDADTEKLGGVVELLIELRKSARENKDFATSDQIRDQLAALGIQLKDGKEGTTYSL, via the coding sequence ATGCAATTGTACGAAAACCAAGAAATTAAAGTATACAATTCCTTATCAGGAAAAAAAGAAGTTTTCAAGCCCATAAACGAAGGCCACATAGGCATGTATGTTTGTGGACCAACAGTGTATAGTAATGTACATTTAGGAAACTGTAGAACTTTCATGTCTTTTGATATGATTTTCAGATACTTTAGACACCTAGGTTACAAAGTACGTTATGTTCGTAATATTACAGATGCCGGTCACTTAGTTGATGATGCGGAAGATGGCGAAGATAAAATTGCTAAAAAAGCACGATTAGAAAAGCTAGAACCTATGGAGGTTGTACAGCGCTATACTTTAGATTTCCATAATATTTTAGAGAAATTCAATTTTCTACCTCCTAGCATTGAACCCACAGCTACAGGACATATTATAGAGCAGATTGAAATTATTAAGGATATTCTTGAAAAAGGATTTGCTTATGAAACCAATGGTTCAGTTTATTTCGATGTAGCTAAATTCAACCAAGAGCATGAGTACGGTAAACTAAGTGGCCGTAAGCTTGAAGACATGATTGCTAACACCCGTGATCTTGCTGCCCAAGATGACAAGCATAATCCGCAAGATTTTGCTCTTTGGAAAAAAGCAGAACCACAACATATTATGAGATGGCCTTCGCCATGGGGCGACGGATTCCCAGGATGGCATTTAGAATGTACAGCCATGAGTACAAAATACTTAGGTGAAACATTCGATATTCACGGAGGTGGAATGGATTTAAAATTCCCGCACCACGAATGTGAAATTGCACAGGCTGAAGCTTGTAATGGCAAAAGTCCTGTAAACTATTGGTTACATGCCAATATGCTGACCTTGAACGGAAGAAAAATGGCTAAATCTACCGGAAACAGTATTTTACCTGGTGAAATATTTTCTGGTGAAAACGAGATTCTTAGCAAACCCTTCTCCCCTTCTATGGTGCGTTTCTTTATGATGCAAGCACATTATACGAGCATTTTAGATATAAGTAATGATGCTTTACTAGCATCTGAAAAAGGATTCAATAAATTGATGGAGGCTATCAATTCACTTAAATCTTTAAATACCGGTAAGACTACCGATTTTGATGTTGCATCTTGGAAAACATCTTGCTATGCAGCCATGAACGATGATTTTAATTCGCCGATCTTAATTGCAAAACTGTTTGATGCCGTTAAGCACATCAACCTTATCAAAGAAGGTATTGAATCTATTACTGAAGAAGATAAACTTGAATTGGAGAACACCATACACGGTTTCGTTTTTGATGTTTTAGGCTTAGAGAACAAAAGTAGTTCTGATGCCGATACCGAAAAACTAGGTGGTGTTGTAGAATTATTGATTGAATTACGTAAATCAGCGAGAGAGAATAAAGATTTTGCCACATCTGATCAAATACGTGATCAATTAGCAGCACTAGGTATTCAATTAAAAGACGGTAAAGAAGGTACTACGTATAGCCTTTAG
- a CDS encoding T9SS type B sorting domain-containing protein, with translation MRTLLCSICCLFLFYWNVTAQNSADCRTAIPVCADQPIMGIAGGTGDVDDFDPEVILQTGCLEKGSLSSANIEFNTSWFVFRAGTGGQVGFDIEALATSGSTPTAEWDFAVYGPDVDCADISNGTAQPIRCNYEVNDTNFTGLGVNPESGEEGRASLTGSQNTYDEYLDVIPGEIYYILINNFADNFTGDPEPFMLTFTGSSVSDSQDTALDCTLRDEFLGLDIIACEGDDPITISALNSPAGADIANVEWTVDYEDDGVVDDTLTGSGDFGAELIITSPNTGRYFASITTITGTPPTVSDDSGVLVTFFGTPILDRVETLDTNLSIDPDQNNIEFFVEGDGDYEYAINDGVFQDSSIFMNVPPGVNTVVINDKNGCGITDAIEFLVVGYPKFFTPNGDGINDDWNVEGIETLNNPVVLIFDRYGKLLKQLGANDSWDGNYNGQQMSSTDYWFRFEYSDMEDGLLVAKTRKTHFSLKR, from the coding sequence ATGAGAACACTTCTTTGTTCTATATGTTGTTTGTTTCTTTTTTATTGGAACGTAACTGCACAGAATTCAGCCGATTGTAGAACGGCTATACCAGTTTGTGCCGATCAGCCTATTATGGGTATTGCCGGTGGAACTGGGGATGTTGATGATTTTGACCCAGAAGTAATACTTCAAACTGGGTGTTTAGAAAAAGGTAGTCTTTCTTCCGCAAATATTGAGTTTAATACTTCTTGGTTCGTTTTTAGAGCGGGCACGGGTGGTCAGGTTGGTTTTGATATTGAAGCTTTGGCGACTTCAGGCTCTACACCAACTGCCGAGTGGGATTTTGCCGTATATGGACCAGATGTTGATTGTGCCGATATTAGTAATGGTACAGCACAACCTATTCGTTGCAACTATGAGGTAAACGATACTAATTTTACGGGGCTAGGGGTTAACCCTGAAAGCGGTGAAGAAGGTCGTGCATCTTTAACGGGTAGTCAGAATACATATGATGAGTATTTAGATGTTATACCTGGTGAGATTTATTACATATTGATAAATAATTTTGCAGATAATTTTACTGGAGATCCTGAGCCTTTTATGTTAACATTTACGGGTAGTTCTGTTAGTGATAGTCAAGATACCGCTTTAGACTGTACATTAAGAGATGAGTTTTTAGGATTGGATATCATTGCCTGTGAGGGTGATGACCCAATAACTATTAGTGCATTGAATTCACCTGCGGGTGCAGATATTGCCAACGTAGAGTGGACGGTAGATTATGAAGATGATGGCGTAGTAGATGATACGCTAACTGGTTCTGGTGATTTTGGAGCTGAACTAATTATTACAAGCCCTAATACTGGTCGCTATTTTGCTTCGATTACAACAATAACCGGAACGCCGCCAACAGTTAGTGATGATAGTGGTGTATTGGTAACCTTTTTTGGAACGCCTATTTTAGACCGTGTAGAAACTTTAGATACTAATCTTTCAATTGATCCTGATCAAAATAATATTGAATTTTTTGTGGAGGGTGATGGAGATTATGAGTATGCTATAAATGATGGCGTATTTCAAGATAGTTCTATTTTTATGAATGTGCCTCCGGGTGTAAATACGGTTGTTATTAATGACAAGAATGGATGCGGAATTACTGATGCTATAGAATTTTTAGTGGTTGGTTATCCAAAATTCTTTACGCCAAATGGTGATGGTATTAATGATGATTGGAATGTTGAGGGAATAGAAACTTTAAATAACCCTGTGGTACTTATTTTTGATAGATACGGTAAGTTACTAAAACAACTAGGGGCGAATGATAGCTGGGATGGAAATTACAACGGACAGCAAATGTCTTCCACCGATTATTGGTTCCGTTTTGAATATAGCGATATGGAAGATGGACTACTTGTAGCGAAAACTCGAAAGACACATTTCTCATTAAAGAGATAA
- a CDS encoding GNAT family N-acetyltransferase: protein MPAHILFNEKSERLLFKEVQPSDFENWLPFHEEPLSSQFWSGLPKDPKEACQQQFDRIFERYNNNLGGMNALYIKGTNTLVGLCGLLVQEVDGKKELEIGYSILPKYWRQGFAFEAAQKCKQVAFTKEWATSLISIIQVDNIPSQKTALKNGMFLDFTTTYHNNTVHIFRINAL from the coding sequence ATGCCAGCACACATATTATTCAATGAAAAATCTGAACGCTTACTTTTCAAAGAAGTACAGCCATCAGATTTTGAAAACTGGCTACCTTTTCATGAAGAACCTTTAAGTAGTCAATTCTGGTCAGGATTACCAAAAGACCCAAAAGAAGCCTGCCAACAACAATTCGACAGAATATTCGAGCGCTACAATAACAACTTGGGCGGTATGAATGCATTGTACATAAAAGGCACTAATACTTTAGTGGGTTTATGCGGTCTATTAGTTCAAGAAGTAGATGGTAAAAAAGAATTAGAAATAGGGTATTCTATACTACCAAAGTACTGGCGACAAGGTTTTGCGTTTGAAGCAGCCCAAAAATGTAAGCAAGTAGCTTTTACAAAGGAATGGGCAACCAGTTTAATATCCATCATACAAGTTGACAATATTCCTTCGCAAAAAACAGCATTAAAAAATGGTATGTTTTTAGATTTTACAACCACTTACCACAACAATACAGTTCATATTTTTAGAATAAATGCATTATGA
- a CDS encoding AraC family transcriptional regulator encodes MIRLADNFLKGRRLETMVENQTSYTMNNAAMHVFETHEQAASVLLKFEQPVLASMIQGKKIMHLRDYESFDFLPGESLVLPANEGMCIDFPEAMAKNPTRCLAMAISEDKINKVLQFMNENMPKSNKDAWGLMDYNFHFVNDRGIFQIIQRLLFLFSEEHPSKDLFVDNMLRELIIRILQTNERKIYSNATLSIKKESRLTEVIRYIRDNVHKSLTVDALSKIACMSPSHFYRTFKLELGISPVEFINNERIKLAVGLLQDPKRSIKDVYLDCGFESRSYFNRVFKTRQQVAPGEYQSKIQKSRFLD; translated from the coding sequence GTGATTCGTTTAGCTGATAATTTCTTAAAAGGGAGACGTTTAGAGACTATGGTTGAAAACCAAACCTCTTATACGATGAATAACGCCGCAATGCATGTTTTTGAAACTCATGAGCAAGCAGCTAGTGTTCTTTTGAAATTTGAACAACCTGTTTTGGCGAGTATGATTCAAGGAAAGAAGATTATGCACTTACGCGATTATGAATCTTTTGATTTTTTGCCAGGTGAATCTTTGGTTTTACCGGCCAATGAGGGTATGTGTATAGATTTTCCTGAAGCGATGGCAAAGAACCCGACTAGATGTTTGGCAATGGCTATATCTGAAGATAAAATAAATAAAGTATTGCAATTCATGAACGAAAACATGCCTAAAAGCAATAAGGATGCATGGGGGTTAATGGATTACAATTTTCATTTCGTAAATGACAGAGGTATATTTCAAATTATACAACGGCTTTTGTTCTTGTTTTCTGAAGAGCACCCATCTAAGGATTTGTTTGTAGATAATATGTTGCGTGAACTTATTATTAGAATTTTACAGACTAATGAGCGAAAAATTTATAGTAATGCTACTTTGTCTATTAAAAAAGAAAGTAGGCTAACAGAAGTTATACGTTACATTAGGGATAATGTGCATAAGTCATTAACTGTAGATGCGCTTAGTAAGATAGCTTGTATGAGTCCGTCACATTTTTATAGAACTTTTAAACTAGAGCTGGGTATCTCTCCTGTTGAGTTTATAAATAACGAACGTATAAAATTAGCAGTTGGTTTACTGCAAGATCCTAAGCGAAGCATAAAAGATGTATATCTAGACTGCGGATTTGAAAGCAGATCCTACTTTAATAGGGTTTTTAAAACAAGGCAACAGGTAGCTCCTGGTGAATACCAGTCTAAAATTCAAAAATCTAGATTTTTAGATTAA
- a CDS encoding DUF192 domain-containing protein, which yields MKTIHKSSVILMVIALLLFSCKTESKKTIATQSIDFTHEGDLSIFLNSSDTLKTKFNIEFAETDYETQTGLMYRKGMDSNQGMLFIFPDERVHSFYMKNTEFPLDIIYIKEDLRIASFQENAQPLNESGLTSQVPIKYVLEINGGLAQELGLSIGDSISFSRK from the coding sequence TTGAAGACAATACATAAGAGTTCAGTTATTTTAATGGTTATAGCACTGCTACTTTTTTCTTGTAAAACAGAGTCAAAAAAAACTATAGCCACGCAAAGTATAGATTTTACTCATGAAGGAGACTTATCTATCTTTTTAAATTCAAGTGACACCTTAAAAACCAAATTCAATATTGAGTTTGCAGAAACTGATTACGAGACCCAAACCGGACTTATGTACCGAAAGGGTATGGATAGTAATCAAGGGATGTTATTTATTTTCCCTGATGAGAGAGTGCATTCTTTTTACATGAAGAATACAGAGTTTCCCTTAGATATTATTTACATAAAAGAAGATTTAAGAATTGCTAGTTTTCAAGAAAATGCACAACCACTTAATGAGTCTGGGTTAACATCTCAAGTTCCTATTAAATATGTTCTTGAAATCAATGGGGGTTTAGCACAAGAATTAGGATTATCTATTGGTGACAGCATTAGCTTTAGCAGAAAATAG
- the exaC gene encoding acetaldehyde dehydrogenase ExaC: MSTTATVEKDVLQKPKFKNQYENFIGGKWVAPSKGEYFDNISPVDGKSFTKIPRSTAEDIEKAIDASWEAAKSWNASSATERSNMLLKIADRIEQNIEVLARAETWDNGKAIRETRAADLPLAVDHFRYFAGVIRAEEGSVSELDSNTVALNVTEPLGVVGQIIPWNFPLLMATWKLAPALAAGNCVVLKPAEQTPVAILILMEIIEGILPDGVLNVVNGFGAEAGKPLASSPRIDKIAFTGETTTGQLIMQYASKNITPVTLELGGKSPNVFFESIMDADDDFFDKCLEGANMFALNQGEVCTCPSRMLVQESIYDKFIERVIERTKAIKMGHPLDPNTMMGAQASNDQFEKILNYIEIGKEEGCEVLTGGEQAYNEGLEGGYYVQPTILKGNNKMRVFQEEIFGPVLCVTTFKDEAEAIEIANDTLYGLGAGVWTRDTHQAYQISRAIKAGRVWVNCYHLYPAHAPFGGYKKSGIGRENHKMMLAHYRQTKNMLISYDKKKMGFF; encoded by the coding sequence ATGAGCACAACAGCAACTGTAGAAAAAGACGTACTTCAAAAACCTAAATTCAAAAACCAATATGAAAACTTCATTGGTGGAAAATGGGTTGCGCCTAGTAAAGGAGAGTATTTTGACAATATCTCACCAGTAGACGGTAAGTCTTTCACAAAAATACCTAGATCAACAGCGGAAGATATAGAAAAGGCTATAGATGCCTCGTGGGAAGCTGCTAAATCATGGAATGCATCTTCGGCAACCGAAAGAAGTAATATGCTTTTAAAAATTGCCGATAGAATAGAGCAAAACATTGAGGTATTGGCCAGAGCTGAAACTTGGGACAACGGTAAAGCAATTCGCGAAACCAGAGCTGCAGATTTACCTTTGGCAGTAGATCACTTTAGATATTTTGCAGGAGTCATTAGAGCAGAAGAAGGATCAGTCAGTGAGTTAGATTCTAATACAGTTGCTTTGAACGTCACCGAACCATTAGGTGTCGTTGGTCAAATAATACCATGGAACTTCCCATTATTAATGGCTACTTGGAAATTGGCACCAGCATTGGCAGCCGGTAACTGTGTGGTACTTAAGCCTGCTGAACAAACCCCTGTTGCAATTCTAATATTAATGGAAATCATTGAAGGTATTCTACCAGATGGTGTTCTTAATGTGGTTAACGGATTTGGTGCAGAAGCAGGCAAACCATTGGCATCTAGTCCAAGAATAGACAAAATTGCCTTTACGGGAGAAACTACAACCGGACAATTAATTATGCAGTATGCATCTAAAAATATTACTCCCGTTACATTAGAACTTGGCGGTAAATCTCCGAATGTATTCTTTGAAAGCATTATGGATGCGGATGACGATTTCTTTGACAAGTGTTTGGAGGGTGCTAATATGTTTGCACTAAACCAAGGTGAAGTTTGTACTTGTCCGTCACGTATGCTAGTTCAAGAAAGTATTTATGATAAGTTTATAGAACGTGTAATTGAACGCACCAAGGCAATTAAAATGGGGCACCCTTTAGACCCTAACACCATGATGGGCGCACAAGCTTCTAACGACCAATTTGAAAAAATTCTTAACTACATAGAAATAGGTAAAGAAGAAGGCTGTGAAGTACTTACTGGTGGCGAGCAAGCATATAATGAAGGTTTAGAAGGTGGCTACTATGTTCAGCCCACTATTCTAAAAGGAAATAATAAGATGCGTGTTTTCCAAGAAGAAATATTTGGACCTGTACTTTGCGTAACTACTTTTAAAGATGAGGCTGAAGCTATAGAAATTGCTAATGATACCTTGTACGGTTTAGGTGCTGGCGTTTGGACAAGAGACACACACCAAGCATATCAAATTTCAAGAGCTATTAAAGCAGGTAGAGTTTGGGTAAATTGCTATCACCTATACCCCGCACATGCTCCATTTGGCGGATACAAAAAATCAGGTATTGGTAGAGAAAACCATAAAATGATGTTGGCACATTACCGTCAAACCAAAAATATGCTTATCTCTTACGATAAGAAAAAAATGGGATTCTTTTAA
- the yidD gene encoding membrane protein insertion efficiency factor YidD: MKISLKKILIAPFIFLVRFYQLAISPYTPATCRYSPTCSQYTLEALKKHGLFKGGWMATKRIFSCNPWGGKGYDPVP; encoded by the coding sequence GTGAAAATTTCATTAAAAAAAATTCTGATTGCCCCATTTATATTTCTAGTTCGTTTTTACCAACTGGCGATATCTCCCTATACACCTGCAACCTGTAGATACTCCCCTACATGTTCTCAATACACCTTAGAAGCATTAAAAAAGCACGGCTTGTTTAAAGGAGGCTGGATGGCAACCAAACGAATTTTTAGCTGCAACCCTTGGGGTGGAAAAGGATACGATCCTGTTCCCTAA
- the folE gene encoding GTP cyclohydrolase I FolE, whose product MKIEDTLENQFDELGNDHISTSEDTPLRSDAFDLDDAEKIERIRENVREIMLTLGLDLTDDSLKGTPNRVAKMYVNEIFGGLSPAKKPKASTFDNKYKYGEMLVEKNITLYSTCEHHFLPIVGRAHVAYISNGTVVGLSKMNRIVDYYAKRPQVQERLNIQIVRELQKALGTEDVACVIDAKHLCVNSRGIRDIDSSTVTAEYGGKFKEELVRREFLNYLNLDTHF is encoded by the coding sequence ATGAAAATTGAGGATACACTGGAAAATCAATTTGATGAATTAGGAAACGATCATATTTCTACATCAGAGGATACTCCTTTACGTTCAGATGCCTTTGATTTGGATGATGCCGAAAAGATTGAACGCATTCGCGAAAATGTACGTGAAATTATGCTAACCTTAGGTTTAGATTTAACCGATGATAGCTTAAAAGGAACTCCTAACCGAGTTGCTAAAATGTATGTAAACGAAATATTCGGTGGCTTAAGCCCTGCTAAAAAACCTAAAGCTTCTACTTTTGACAACAAGTACAAGTATGGTGAAATGTTGGTTGAAAAGAACATTACTCTTTACTCCACCTGCGAACATCACTTTCTACCAATAGTTGGTCGTGCCCACGTTGCTTATATTTCTAATGGTACCGTTGTTGGTCTTTCTAAGATGAACCGTATTGTTGATTATTATGCTAAACGCCCACAAGTTCAAGAGCGTTTAAATATTCAAATTGTAAGAGAATTACAAAAAGCTTTAGGTACTGAAGATGTTGCTTGTGTTATTGATGCAAAACACCTTTGTGTAAATTCTAGAGGAATTCGTGATATTGACAGCAGCACTGTAACAGCAGAGTATGGCGGTAAATTTAAAGAAGAATTGGTACGCCGCGAGTTCTTAAATTACCTTAACCTAGATACCCATTTTTAA
- a CDS encoding T9SS type B sorting domain-containing protein — protein sequence MIKYGISILLICFFSIFTSFAQVSADCANAVPICYNTPVNGGANGYGIDDFNGASISGCINQGSGTIETNSAWYKFKIGEVGQLGFNIGFDTDEDWDFALYRTNDCSTLGDPVRCNYFDNSDDSSFIGVGEDPTGIDNIQYDDWLDVEPGEEYLLMINNFRNNNSGFSIQFSGSIFVEFPYSALDCDIIDNLLGAPVIACDDQTVVLDATTADAKTYQWELDAGAGYQRIPGESDPELSIAVSGMYRVIIVRNSGNPITSETQVAYAPSPETFSLEDETACLDGTAIDFNEKDVEALGAQSPLDFRISYHESFEDAFDGANALSKEFIPTKVAQTIYVRTTSIENSMCFDASETFEVNGIELPVLDFETEVFICGDEPIVTIGQRIPDNDFTYEWSSGQTSSLITVAEPGVYTLSVTNKEGLIQCITVRSVTVVFSSPPVISDITIEYEDDASNVVNVYLEEDGDFEFQVDNETPQNSGVFNNLFPGEHTITVSDVNGCGSDSRDIVVVGFPKFFTPNGDNVNDTWKVDGLSALDNPVITIYDRYGKLLYQIFENSAGWTGSFNGALLPESDYWFKLTYTNSLGESTNASYINNHFTLKR from the coding sequence ATGATCAAGTATGGTATATCCATTTTATTAATTTGCTTTTTTAGCATCTTCACTAGTTTTGCACAGGTGTCGGCAGATTGCGCCAATGCGGTTCCTATTTGCTATAATACCCCTGTAAATGGTGGTGCCAATGGTTATGGCATTGACGATTTCAACGGGGCTTCTATTTCTGGTTGTATAAATCAGGGTAGTGGTACTATCGAAACAAATTCAGCTTGGTACAAATTTAAGATTGGTGAAGTAGGTCAATTAGGTTTTAATATCGGATTTGATACTGACGAAGATTGGGATTTTGCTTTATATAGAACGAACGACTGCAGTACTTTAGGTGATCCAGTTCGTTGTAATTACTTCGATAATTCTGATGATAGTAGTTTTATAGGAGTGGGAGAGGACCCTACAGGAATAGATAATATACAGTATGATGATTGGTTAGATGTTGAACCGGGAGAAGAATACCTCTTGATGATTAATAACTTCAGGAACAATAATTCGGGATTCTCTATTCAGTTTTCAGGTAGCATATTTGTTGAGTTTCCATATAGTGCTTTAGATTGTGATATCATAGATAATTTATTAGGTGCCCCGGTTATTGCATGTGATGACCAAACTGTGGTTTTGGACGCAACTACTGCAGATGCTAAAACTTATCAATGGGAATTAGATGCTGGAGCAGGTTACCAACGGATACCTGGTGAAAGTGACCCAGAACTCTCTATTGCCGTTTCTGGTATGTATCGTGTTATTATAGTGCGAAACTCAGGTAATCCTATAACAAGCGAAACCCAAGTGGCTTATGCACCTTCTCCGGAAACATTTTCTTTAGAAGATGAAACTGCTTGTTTAGACGGTACTGCTATAGATTTTAATGAAAAAGATGTAGAGGCATTAGGTGCTCAAAGTCCGCTAGATTTTAGGATATCTTATCACGAAAGTTTTGAAGATGCTTTTGATGGTGCCAATGCGCTTTCAAAAGAATTTATACCTACGAAAGTAGCCCAAACTATATATGTAAGAACTACTTCTATAGAAAACTCTATGTGTTTTGATGCATCTGAAACTTTTGAGGTAAACGGAATTGAATTGCCTGTTTTAGATTTTGAAACAGAAGTGTTTATATGTGGTGATGAGCCAATTGTAACTATTGGGCAGCGTATTCCAGACAATGATTTTACGTATGAATGGAGTTCGGGTCAAACCTCTTCTTTAATTACTGTTGCTGAGCCTGGTGTTTATACATTATCGGTAACGAACAAAGAAGGTTTGATTCAGTGTATTACAGTACGTTCTGTTACCGTTGTTTTTTCTAGTCCGCCTGTAATTTCAGATATTACTATAGAATACGAAGATGATGCTTCTAATGTTGTAAACGTTTATTTAGAAGAAGATGGGGATTTTGAGTTTCAAGTGGATAATGAGACACCGCAAAATAGTGGAGTTTTCAATAACTTATTCCCTGGTGAGCATACAATCACAGTTAGTGATGTAAATGGGTGCGGTTCTGATTCTAGAGATATCGTAGTGGTCGGTTTTCCAAAGTTTTTTACTCCTAATGGAGATAACGTAAATGATACTTGGAAAGTAGACGGGTTGTCGGCTTTAGATAACCCTGTTATCACTATCTATGATAGATATGGTAAATTACTGTATCAAATATTCGAAAATTCAGCTGGCTGGACCGGTTCTTTTAATGGAGCCTTGCTGCCAGAGTCAGACTACTGGTTCAAACTTACTTATACCAATTCTTTAGGAGAAAGTACAAACGCATCTTACATTAATAATCATTTCACTTTAAAGCGTTAA
- the lgt gene encoding prolipoprotein diacylglyceryl transferase, translated as MHFLGITWNPNETLFNIGFIQIKYYNLLWITAFALGWFIMKKIFLNEKKSVEQLDSLFIYTVLSTMLGARLGHVFFYDWAYYSNHLVEILIPVRESASGSLLFGLIDGYEFTGFAGLASHGATIGIIIGTYLYTRKFPEFKMLWIFDRMVIPVAIGCFCVRLGNFFNSEINGKIVDENFIFATKFIRDSDDLHPSKALGITQEKTLNAAYAAIENNPQFSQYLAEIPYRHPAQLYEGIGYLLIFVLLYFLYWKTDKKNKPGYLFGLFFVLLWTVRFLVEFVKKSQGGFEESLGLLSTGQWLSIPFILIGLYFMFKKTKTA; from the coding sequence ATGCATTTCTTAGGAATTACTTGGAATCCGAATGAGACTCTTTTCAACATTGGATTCATACAAATAAAGTACTACAATCTTCTTTGGATCACCGCCTTTGCTTTAGGTTGGTTTATAATGAAAAAGATATTCCTTAACGAGAAAAAATCTGTAGAGCAACTAGACTCCCTATTCATTTACACGGTTTTAAGCACCATGCTAGGTGCAAGATTAGGTCATGTATTTTTTTATGATTGGGCATACTACTCTAATCACCTTGTAGAAATATTAATTCCTGTTCGCGAAAGTGCTTCTGGCAGTCTATTATTTGGTTTAATAGACGGCTATGAATTTACAGGATTTGCCGGTTTAGCTAGTCACGGTGCTACAATTGGTATTATCATAGGTACTTATTTATACACTAGAAAATTCCCTGAATTTAAAATGCTCTGGATATTTGACAGAATGGTCATACCTGTTGCTATTGGTTGTTTTTGTGTACGATTAGGCAACTTTTTCAATTCTGAAATTAATGGGAAAATAGTAGATGAGAATTTCATATTCGCTACTAAATTTATTCGTGACTCAGACGACTTACACCCATCAAAAGCATTAGGCATTACCCAAGAAAAAACTTTGAATGCAGCATATGCTGCAATTGAGAATAATCCGCAATTTTCTCAATATCTTGCTGAGATACCGTACCGTCATCCAGCACAATTATACGAAGGTATAGGCTACCTTTTAATATTCGTTCTACTATACTTCCTTTACTGGAAAACTGATAAAAAGAATAAACCAGGTTACTTATTTGGATTGTTTTTTGTGTTATTATGGACCGTTCGTTTCTTAGTTGAATTCGTAAAGAAAAGCCAAGGCGGATTCGAAGAATCTTTAGGGCTACTTTCAACCGGTCAATGGTTGAGTATTCCTTTTATTTTAATTGGACTATACTTTATGTTCAAAAAAACTAAAACTGCATAA